In Paralcaligenes sp. KSB-10, the following are encoded in one genomic region:
- a CDS encoding ribbon-helix-helix domain-containing protein produces MENKTARLTVLIDPHKKKAFEGLCAAQDITPSQVVRKMIRDYLAQHGVTYGKAAATSNPKIKTSVGK; encoded by the coding sequence ATGGAAAACAAGACCGCCCGCCTTACCGTCTTGATCGACCCACATAAAAAGAAAGCCTTCGAAGGCTTGTGCGCCGCACAGGACATCACTCCTTCGCAAGTCGTACGGAAGATGATCCGCGACTACCTCGCCCAGCACGGGGTCACATACGGCAAGGCTGCCGCCACGTCCAATCCCAAGATCAAGACATCCGTGGGCAAATAG
- a CDS encoding ABC transporter ATP-binding protein, producing MTQIFKTLHLNSVTRSFADASGNRIDALKGLDLKIECGEFIAFLGPSGCGKTTALNCLAGLLPLSGGSITLDGKRIDVLPPERRGFGMVFQSYALFPHMNVVDNVGFGLKMRGVSKSEIGRRVRAALSLVQLNGHEKKLPGQLSGGQQQRVAIARAIVIEPPVVLMDEPLSNLDTKLRIEMRAEIRRIHSQLDRATVYVTHDQDEALSMADRIVVMREGVMQQVGTPREVYGRPTNLHVARFMGYRNVLDFTLSGAREDCASFEANGVSLSGTLLAPSSGPSVSVAIRPEDFEVCERGAANSFEAQIEAVEYGGHDSLLSLRSAVGPLYARVGGDFQSGQSVCLHISPQKALVYAREHA from the coding sequence ATGACACAGATTTTTAAAACCCTGCATCTCAATTCCGTCACTCGCAGCTTTGCCGACGCAAGCGGGAATCGCATCGACGCCTTGAAAGGTCTGGATCTGAAGATCGAGTGTGGGGAATTCATTGCATTTCTCGGCCCCTCGGGTTGCGGGAAAACCACCGCGCTCAATTGCCTGGCCGGTCTCCTGCCTTTGTCGGGGGGCAGTATTACCCTGGACGGCAAGCGCATCGACGTCCTGCCGCCCGAACGGCGCGGCTTTGGCATGGTGTTTCAAAGCTATGCGCTGTTTCCCCATATGAATGTGGTGGACAACGTGGGATTCGGCTTGAAAATGCGGGGCGTTTCGAAAAGCGAGATCGGCCGCCGCGTGCGCGCCGCCTTGTCTCTGGTTCAGCTCAATGGCCACGAGAAAAAGCTGCCTGGCCAGTTGTCCGGTGGCCAGCAGCAGCGCGTGGCCATTGCCCGCGCGATCGTGATCGAGCCTCCAGTGGTTCTCATGGACGAGCCCCTGTCCAATCTGGATACCAAGCTGCGCATCGAGATGCGCGCCGAGATCCGGCGCATACACAGCCAGCTCGATCGCGCTACCGTTTATGTGACGCACGATCAGGACGAAGCCTTGTCCATGGCCGACCGTATCGTGGTGATGCGCGAGGGCGTGATGCAGCAGGTCGGCACGCCCCGGGAAGTGTACGGCCGGCCTACCAATTTGCATGTGGCGCGTTTCATGGGCTATCGCAATGTGCTCGACTTTACCTTGAGCGGTGCACGGGAAGATTGCGCCTCTTTCGAGGCCAACGGCGTATCGCTGTCCGGAACCCTGCTCGCGCCGTCCAGCGGGCCGTCGGTCAGCGTGGCGATCCGGCCCGAAGATTTCGAAGTATGCGAGCGCGGCGCCGCCAATTCGTTCGAGGCCCAGATCGAAGCGGTGGAATACGGCGGCCACGACTCTCTGCTTTCCTTGCGTTCCGCGGTGGGCCCGCTTTATGCGCGTGTGGGCGGCGATTTCCAGTCAGGCCAGTCGGTATGCCTGCATATCTCGCCGCAAAAGGCGCTGGTGTATGCGAGGGAACACGCATGA
- a CDS encoding ABC transporter permease: MNQTIKQSSPLLAKSWRYLVWGSVIFFLLNVVLMIMAVAVDSVATRWFGTLLPQGFTLQWYARAWNDFQLGPVLWVTVKVVGAVVILSVLLGVPAAYALARVDFRGKKWAMLVFLLPLMVPPVTYGIPMATVMYKIGLAGTLGGVILANLVPALPFVILVMTPFIEQLDPNLELAARIFGANTRQYFRYVLVPLLVPGMLAAALLVLVRTIGMFELTFFTAGPDTQTLVVALYYAVFSTGVRAPQAIDAMAIIYMVITLVWVLIALQFVSPTQLVSRVKAEPQE, encoded by the coding sequence ATGAACCAAACAATAAAACAATCCTCGCCCTTGCTGGCCAAATCATGGCGTTACCTGGTTTGGGGTTCTGTCATTTTTTTCCTGTTGAATGTGGTGCTGATGATAATGGCCGTCGCCGTCGACTCGGTGGCCACGCGTTGGTTCGGCACACTTCTGCCGCAAGGCTTTACCTTGCAGTGGTATGCCCGCGCCTGGAACGATTTTCAGTTGGGTCCGGTGCTGTGGGTCACTGTGAAGGTCGTCGGCGCAGTGGTGATACTGTCGGTTTTGCTGGGAGTGCCGGCCGCCTATGCGCTGGCCCGAGTCGACTTCCGCGGGAAAAAATGGGCCATGCTCGTCTTTTTGCTGCCATTGATGGTGCCGCCCGTCACGTACGGTATCCCGATGGCCACGGTCATGTACAAGATTGGCCTGGCCGGGACTCTCGGCGGCGTGATTCTGGCCAATCTTGTTCCCGCCTTGCCATTTGTCATTCTCGTCATGACACCGTTCATAGAGCAGCTCGACCCCAACCTGGAACTGGCGGCACGCATTTTCGGCGCCAATACGCGCCAGTATTTCCGGTATGTGCTGGTGCCGCTGCTGGTGCCGGGCATGCTGGCTGCCGCGCTGTTGGTGCTGGTGCGGACCATAGGCATGTTCGAGCTGACTTTCTTTACCGCCGGGCCGGATACCCAGACCCTGGTGGTGGCCTTGTATTACGCCGTGTTCTCGACCGGCGTGAGGGCGCCTCAGGCTATCGATGCCATGGCCATCATCTATATGGTGATCACTCTGGTATGGGTGCTGATTGCCTTGCAGTTTGTAAGCCCGACGCAGTTGGTCAGCCGTGTCAAGGCTGAGCCGCAGGAATAG
- a CDS encoding ABC transporter substrate-binding protein, with product MRPRSNSLKRLSLCGSLVLGLWAGTQAQAEPVQINIVDIAGNLALTRQAFENFQKQNPDLVSRITFTNAPAPQLPGKIKAMQAAGRAEIDLVLTGTDGLAAGIQQNLWIKLLPDQAAAFPGVMDNYAPGPLKMQGLAQGFGLEVTYMPAGPLLEYNPDKVKAAPKTPEELLKWCQANPGRFIYARPANSGPGRTFLMGLPYLLGDKNPSDPIHGWDKTWAYLKQLNSCVPYYPGGTSAVMKELGDGSRDMTVTVTGWDINPRALGVVPASFKVQHFDHMTWVNDAHYMVIPKGVSAAKQKILFKLMNFMLEPKQQAMTYDDGYFYPGPAIKNVTIKDAPEHSQEVIKKYGRAEYAQWLADYPHVLPLDATTMVAAFQKWDSDIGALK from the coding sequence ATGAGACCACGCAGCAACTCGCTAAAACGCCTTTCACTATGCGGTTCCCTGGTTCTGGGCCTGTGGGCTGGAACACAGGCCCAGGCCGAGCCGGTGCAAATCAATATTGTCGATATCGCCGGCAATCTGGCGCTGACTCGACAGGCATTCGAGAACTTCCAGAAGCAGAATCCCGACCTGGTTTCCCGCATTACATTTACCAATGCCCCCGCACCGCAATTGCCGGGCAAGATCAAGGCCATGCAGGCCGCAGGCCGCGCTGAAATCGACCTGGTGCTGACCGGCACCGACGGCCTGGCCGCCGGCATACAGCAGAACCTGTGGATCAAGCTCTTGCCCGATCAGGCCGCGGCGTTTCCGGGGGTAATGGACAACTACGCTCCAGGCCCGCTGAAGATGCAAGGCCTGGCGCAAGGCTTTGGGCTGGAGGTCACGTACATGCCCGCGGGCCCCTTGCTCGAATACAACCCCGACAAGGTGAAGGCCGCGCCGAAAACCCCGGAAGAATTGCTGAAGTGGTGTCAGGCCAATCCCGGGCGGTTCATTTATGCGCGCCCGGCCAATTCCGGGCCAGGCCGCACCTTTCTGATGGGGCTGCCTTATTTGCTGGGTGACAAGAATCCGAGCGATCCTATCCATGGCTGGGACAAGACCTGGGCGTATTTGAAGCAGCTCAATAGTTGTGTGCCGTACTATCCCGGCGGCACTTCCGCCGTCATGAAAGAGTTGGGCGACGGGTCGCGCGACATGACGGTGACCGTCACGGGCTGGGACATCAACCCCCGTGCGCTGGGGGTGGTGCCGGCTTCGTTCAAGGTGCAGCATTTTGATCACATGACCTGGGTCAATGATGCCCACTATATGGTCATACCGAAAGGCGTGTCCGCGGCCAAACAGAAAATCCTGTTCAAGCTCATGAATTTCATGCTTGAGCCCAAGCAGCAGGCCATGACCTATGACGATGGCTACTTTTATCCCGGCCCAGCCATCAAGAACGTGACGATCAAGGATGCCCCCGAGCATAGCCAGGAGGTCATAAAGAAATACGGCCGCGCCGAATATGCCCAATGGCTGGCCGACTATCCCCATGTTTTGCCGCTGGATGCGACGACCATGGTTGCCGCTTTCCAGAAATGGGACTCCGACATCGGCGCTCTGAAGTAA
- a CDS encoding cytosine permease, whose protein sequence is MTNSSSSTPGNQALTPLPASARVFGWTDHASLWFSLGVGLLVMQIGAYLAPAIGTREALLAVVAGSLIGAGLLAWVAKVGCDCGLSSAGLIHVTYGRHFARLPVFLNIVQLLGWTTFELVIMREGTAAIGKHAFGLHLDSGWGLILCTVFWGAVLTALLAGSMITLVRRFVSRLGLPLVVLSLLWLSWQFSSQLQTTGLATLWNRQGDGSMGMFSAIDLVIAMPVSWLPLVADYARYGRRGRGALGGTWLGYTVANIWCYGLGVVVVSVANPDTDLVSALLLAQGGLIALGLILVDELDNAYGDVYSGSVSAHSLKPGWSIRRWGLLLAVGSTLLALVLPMHSLEPFLLLLSSVFVPLYGVILGRLGFGHAAFAPQIRKIDAFAAGLWLLGIATYHVLAQWAPNLGSALPTLALTFVLAALTRGKTRRAESGPAVSF, encoded by the coding sequence GTGACGAACTCTTCCTCCTCGACCCCGGGCAACCAGGCACTGACGCCACTGCCCGCATCCGCCCGCGTTTTTGGCTGGACCGATCACGCTTCGCTCTGGTTCAGCCTGGGTGTCGGGCTGCTGGTCATGCAGATCGGCGCCTACCTGGCGCCCGCTATCGGCACCCGGGAGGCCTTGCTGGCGGTGGTGGCAGGCTCCCTCATAGGCGCCGGACTGTTGGCCTGGGTCGCCAAGGTGGGCTGCGACTGCGGCCTGTCCAGCGCCGGTCTGATTCACGTCACCTACGGCCGCCACTTCGCGCGCCTGCCGGTTTTCTTGAACATCGTGCAACTATTGGGCTGGACCACGTTCGAGCTCGTGATCATGCGCGAAGGTACTGCGGCCATAGGAAAACACGCTTTCGGCCTGCATCTGGACAGCGGCTGGGGGCTGATCCTGTGCACGGTATTCTGGGGAGCCGTGCTCACCGCGCTGCTGGCGGGATCGATGATCACTCTGGTGCGGCGATTCGTCAGCCGCCTGGGTCTGCCGCTGGTCGTGCTGTCACTGCTGTGGTTGAGCTGGCAGTTTTCCAGCCAATTGCAAACCACGGGACTGGCCACGCTCTGGAACCGCCAGGGCGACGGCAGCATGGGCATGTTTTCGGCAATCGACCTGGTAATAGCCATGCCCGTGTCGTGGCTGCCTCTGGTGGCCGACTACGCCCGCTACGGCCGCCGCGGCCGGGGCGCCCTGGGAGGAACCTGGCTGGGCTACACCGTCGCCAATATCTGGTGCTACGGCCTGGGCGTGGTCGTGGTCAGTGTGGCCAATCCCGATACCGATCTGGTCAGTGCCTTGTTGCTGGCGCAAGGCGGCCTGATTGCCCTGGGCCTGATCCTGGTCGACGAACTCGATAACGCGTACGGCGACGTATATTCAGGCTCGGTCTCGGCGCACAGCCTGAAGCCAGGCTGGAGCATACGCCGCTGGGGATTGCTGCTGGCGGTGGGCAGTACTCTGCTCGCGCTGGTGCTGCCCATGCACAGTCTGGAGCCTTTCCTGCTGCTGCTCAGCTCAGTGTTCGTGCCGCTATATGGCGTGATACTGGGGCGCCTGGGTTTCGGGCATGCCGCATTCGCGCCGCAGATCCGCAAAATCGATGCCTTCGCCGCGGGCCTGTGGCTGCTGGGCATAGCCACGTACCATGTCCTGGCGCAATGGGCACCAAATCTGGGTTCTGCCCTGCCTACCCTGGCACTTACCTTTGTGCTGGCGGCGCTGACACGCGGCAAAACAAGACGGGCCGAATCAGGCCCGGCGGTTTCATTCTGA
- a CDS encoding ABC transporter permease → MSPFPRDLRSWLLAPALLCIIALFVYPFAYGFMLTFQPMNGHGIWANYIDFFSHKRQWYTLVITLNLAVPATIINVAASLPIAFVLRRKSRYQKWVTTLLVVPVTLGTVLIANGMLSYFAPNGWFSQAVHGLNLYSGEVRLTHNYWGVLLSLIISGFPFSFLLILSYVTGIDPTLAKAASTLGATPWEQFRRIYLPLLAPGLTMAACLTFVQAFSVFPSAILLGVPAGATRVISIAAYEAAFESYDYGMASTIAVLMGFAQLLLVGAMLAARKAFYTGPVSGGKG, encoded by the coding sequence ATGAGTCCGTTTCCCCGTGATTTGCGCAGCTGGCTGCTCGCACCGGCATTGCTGTGCATTATTGCCCTGTTTGTGTATCCCTTCGCCTATGGGTTCATGCTTACGTTTCAACCGATGAACGGGCATGGCATCTGGGCCAACTATATCGATTTCTTCAGCCATAAGCGTCAGTGGTACACCCTGGTCATTACCCTGAATCTGGCGGTGCCGGCCACCATCATCAATGTGGCAGCATCGCTGCCGATTGCCTTTGTATTGCGCCGCAAATCGCGCTACCAGAAGTGGGTGACCACGCTGCTGGTGGTGCCCGTTACCCTGGGTACGGTGCTGATTGCCAATGGAATGCTCAGCTACTTTGCTCCCAATGGCTGGTTTTCGCAGGCGGTGCATGGGCTCAACCTGTATAGCGGCGAAGTACGCCTGACGCATAACTACTGGGGGGTTCTGCTGTCGCTGATCATCTCGGGCTTTCCCTTTTCTTTCCTGCTGATACTGTCTTACGTGACCGGCATAGATCCCACCTTGGCCAAAGCGGCGTCCACATTGGGGGCTACGCCCTGGGAACAGTTTCGGCGAATTTACCTGCCGCTGCTGGCGCCCGGCCTGACCATGGCGGCGTGCCTGACCTTCGTGCAGGCCTTTTCGGTGTTCCCTTCGGCCATTTTGCTGGGTGTGCCGGCGGGGGCGACGCGCGTCATTTCGATTGCCGCCTACGAGGCCGCTTTCGAATCCTACGATTACGGCATGGCTTCCACCATCGCGGTTTTGATGGGGTTTGCGCAATTGTTGCTTGTAGGGGCGATGCTGGCGGCACGCAAGGCTTTCTATACGGGCCCGGTTTCCGGCGGCAAAGGCTGA
- a CDS encoding cation-translocating P-type ATPase, producing the protein MKQAGDCGHSDHGGGSVHQHESHGHAAAAGGCCVQGDAALAALARPVFHERGTRTAMRIMQMDCPTEEALIRRKLESMDCVHAVEFNLMQRVLTVDHAVDSETPILAAIRSLGFTPELPGAGQRQGKSVDAPARHWWPLALGVALALCAEMFSWWGYAPWLSVVAAVSAIAFSGLGTYKKGLVAVFNGTLNINALMSIAVSGAVLLGHWPEAAMVMVLFAIAELIEARSLDRVRHAIESLMQIVPETVTMRQGDGTWAEVEAAQVTPGAIVRVKPGERVGLDGVIVSGCSVLDQAPITGESLPVDKTVGDEVYAGTINGAGAFEYRVVAASDNTMLARIIHAVQEAQSGKAPTQRFVDRFSAIYTPIVCGLALLAALLPPLFLGGAWLDWAYKALVLLVIACPCALVISTPVAIVSGLAAAARHGILIKGGVYLEQGRKLMLVALDKTGTITQGKPVQTDFEPLAGLDAAACRRLAASLASGSDHPVSRAIAAAHMADGVEAGGAGGQDLLPVTGFEAVAGGGLRGTINGSLYLLGNYRLVRESGYGSPALEARLDTLERQGKTAVVLAGAGQALALFAVADTVKESSRQAIADLHEMGVRTVMLSGDNTHTAQAIAAQVGITEVLGSQLPQDKLAAIDGYATRGIVGMVGDGINDAPALACADVGFAMGAMGTDTAIETADVALMDDDLRKIPRFVRLSRSTHAVLVQNIALALSIKVLFLALTLLGLGTMWMAVFADVGASLLVVGNALRLLRR; encoded by the coding sequence ATGAAGCAAGCCGGAGATTGCGGCCATTCGGACCATGGAGGCGGTTCGGTCCACCAACACGAGTCTCATGGGCATGCAGCGGCGGCCGGGGGCTGCTGCGTCCAGGGCGATGCCGCATTGGCCGCGCTGGCTCGTCCTGTTTTCCACGAACGAGGCACGCGCACCGCCATGCGTATTATGCAAATGGATTGTCCGACTGAAGAAGCCCTGATACGCAGGAAGCTCGAGAGCATGGATTGCGTCCACGCCGTCGAGTTCAACCTGATGCAGCGGGTGCTGACCGTGGATCATGCCGTCGATTCCGAGACGCCGATTCTTGCCGCCATCCGCTCTCTGGGCTTTACGCCCGAACTGCCTGGCGCCGGCCAGAGGCAAGGCAAATCGGTGGATGCGCCTGCCAGGCATTGGTGGCCTCTGGCGCTGGGCGTAGCGCTGGCATTGTGTGCTGAAATGTTCAGCTGGTGGGGGTATGCCCCCTGGCTATCGGTCGTCGCGGCCGTTTCGGCCATTGCGTTCAGCGGGCTGGGCACATATAAAAAGGGCCTGGTCGCGGTGTTCAACGGCACGCTCAATATCAATGCGCTCATGAGCATTGCCGTCAGTGGCGCGGTGTTGCTGGGGCATTGGCCCGAAGCGGCCATGGTCATGGTGCTGTTCGCCATTGCCGAGCTGATCGAAGCCCGATCGCTTGATCGCGTGCGCCATGCGATTGAAAGCCTGATGCAGATCGTTCCCGAAACCGTGACGATGCGACAGGGCGACGGAACCTGGGCCGAGGTTGAAGCGGCCCAGGTTACCCCCGGCGCCATTGTGCGGGTCAAACCCGGGGAACGGGTCGGGCTCGACGGCGTGATTGTTTCGGGCTGCTCGGTGCTTGATCAGGCGCCGATCACCGGCGAGAGCCTGCCTGTGGACAAGACAGTGGGCGATGAGGTTTACGCGGGCACCATCAACGGCGCGGGCGCTTTCGAATACCGTGTCGTGGCGGCGTCGGACAACACCATGCTGGCGCGTATTATTCACGCGGTGCAAGAGGCGCAATCCGGCAAGGCGCCTACGCAGCGCTTTGTCGATCGCTTTTCAGCGATTTATACGCCCATAGTCTGCGGCTTGGCTTTGCTGGCGGCGCTGTTGCCGCCTTTGTTCCTGGGTGGCGCATGGCTGGACTGGGCTTATAAGGCGCTGGTACTGCTGGTTATTGCGTGCCCCTGCGCGCTGGTTATTTCCACGCCTGTGGCCATAGTCAGTGGCCTGGCTGCCGCGGCCCGGCATGGCATTCTGATCAAAGGCGGCGTGTACCTGGAGCAGGGGCGCAAGCTGATGCTCGTGGCTCTGGATAAAACCGGCACCATCACACAGGGCAAGCCGGTGCAAACCGATTTCGAGCCTTTGGCCGGACTCGATGCCGCGGCGTGCCGGCGTTTGGCCGCAAGCCTCGCAAGCGGCTCCGATCATCCGGTGTCGCGCGCCATAGCGGCGGCCCATATGGCCGATGGGGTCGAGGCGGGCGGCGCAGGCGGGCAAGACTTGCTTCCGGTAACGGGTTTCGAGGCCGTTGCAGGCGGCGGCCTGCGCGGCACGATAAATGGCAGCCTCTATCTGCTGGGCAATTATCGTCTGGTCCGCGAGTCCGGCTATGGCTCACCGGCGCTTGAGGCGCGTCTCGATACGCTTGAGCGCCAAGGCAAGACTGCTGTGGTGCTGGCGGGTGCCGGCCAGGCCCTGGCCTTGTTTGCTGTGGCCGACACGGTCAAGGAATCGAGTCGCCAGGCCATTGCCGATCTGCATGAAATGGGGGTGCGCACCGTCATGCTGTCGGGCGACAACACGCATACGGCCCAAGCGATTGCGGCCCAGGTGGGCATAACCGAGGTGTTGGGTTCGCAATTGCCGCAGGACAAGCTGGCGGCTATCGACGGCTATGCCACGCGGGGCATTGTGGGGATGGTCGGCGATGGAATCAATGATGCCCCCGCGCTGGCGTGCGCCGATGTCGGTTTTGCCATGGGGGCGATGGGCACCGATACGGCTATTGAAACGGCTGATGTTGCCTTGATGGATGACGATCTGCGCAAGATTCCCCGCTTTGTGCGTCTGTCGCGCAGTACCCATGCGGTGCTGGTGCAGAATATCGCGCTGGCGTTGAGTATCAAGGTCCTGTTTCTGGCATTGACGCTGCTTGGGCTGGGTACCATGTGGATGGCTGTATTCGCCGATGTGGGCGCCAGCTTGTTGGTGGTGGGTAATGCGTTGAGGCTTTTGCGCCGTTAG
- the cadR gene encoding Cd(II)/Pb(II)-responsive transcriptional regulator, with translation MKIGDLARLANCSTETIRFYEKAGLLPAPDRSDSNYRNYQTAHLERLRFIRNCRTLDMGHDEIRSLLGHMDDPGGGDCGPVNSLLDEHIHHVAVRIKELQVLQEQLATLRRQCGTERPIEDCGIIHGLASMETEEKHPSASHLG, from the coding sequence ATGAAAATCGGCGATCTCGCCAGACTGGCCAATTGCAGTACAGAAACCATCCGTTTTTATGAAAAAGCGGGGCTGCTTCCTGCGCCCGATCGCAGCGACAGCAACTACCGCAACTACCAGACCGCCCATCTGGAACGCTTGCGCTTCATACGCAACTGTCGAACGCTGGATATGGGCCATGACGAAATACGGTCCTTGCTTGGGCACATGGATGATCCCGGCGGCGGCGATTGCGGACCGGTCAATAGCCTGCTCGACGAGCATATTCATCACGTCGCCGTGCGCATCAAAGAACTGCAGGTCTTGCAGGAACAGCTGGCCACGCTGCGGCGACAATGCGGCACCGAACGGCCGATTGAAGACTGCGGCATAATCCACGGCCTGGCATCCATGGAAACCGAGGAAAAACATCCTTCGGCGTCGCATCTGGGCTGA
- a CDS encoding DUF5993 family protein, giving the protein MLPFLTGIMSIWFGIRGQRRACLWFWLLSSIIFLAWCKVHMNDPLILSL; this is encoded by the coding sequence ATGCTGCCCTTCCTGACCGGAATCATGTCAATCTGGTTTGGAATACGGGGCCAACGCCGGGCATGCTTGTGGTTCTGGCTGCTCAGCTCAATTATCTTCCTCGCCTGGTGCAAGGTCCACATGAATGATCCCTTGATCTTGTCGCTTTAA
- a CDS encoding SulP family inorganic anion transporter, which produces MFALREAYRAGLLRRPHWFSNIVAGVIVGVVALPLAMAFAIASGVKPEQGLYTSIVAGLAVSIFGGSRIQIAGPTGAFIVILSGITAKYGVDGLQIATLMAGVILFCFGLARLGAIIKFIPAPVIAGFTAGIGVIIWVGQWKDFFGLPKVGGEHFHEKLWHLLQALPQLDPATTGLSLLSLLLVIFTPRIPRFERVPGPLVALVVVTVLQSVFEFKSVATIGTTFGGIPRSLPTFQIPAVSLSRIIELIGPAFAIAMLGAIESLLSAVVSDGMAGTRHNSNQELIGQGLANIASPLFGGIAATGAIARTATNVRNGGTSPLAGIVHSLTLVLIILFLAPYASNVPLATLAAILFMVAWNMSEARHFVRLVRRAPRADVIILLVTFCLTVFADLVVAVNIGVVLAMLHFLRRMAASVVVHEESEQDLHRELSLEGFTRLPAGVRVCAVEGPIFFGAVEAFEQAFDSAQADLQFLVIRLKRVPFIDATGLQALESVVHDWHGQRVRVILTEANARVERKLGKMGLIDKLGRENVVGTLAQAMTACGAIPA; this is translated from the coding sequence ATGTTTGCCCTGCGTGAAGCGTATCGTGCAGGCCTGCTGCGGCGGCCGCACTGGTTCTCCAATATTGTTGCCGGCGTGATTGTCGGCGTGGTGGCTTTGCCGCTGGCGATGGCGTTCGCGATCGCTTCGGGGGTCAAGCCCGAGCAGGGACTGTATACCTCCATCGTGGCAGGTTTGGCGGTGTCGATATTTGGCGGTAGCCGAATCCAGATCGCCGGCCCGACCGGCGCGTTTATTGTCATCCTGTCGGGGATAACCGCCAAATATGGCGTCGATGGCCTGCAAATTGCCACCCTGATGGCGGGCGTCATACTGTTTTGCTTTGGCTTGGCCCGCTTGGGTGCCATCATCAAATTTATTCCGGCGCCGGTGATCGCCGGTTTTACCGCAGGCATAGGCGTCATTATCTGGGTGGGTCAGTGGAAGGATTTTTTCGGTTTGCCCAAAGTAGGTGGCGAACACTTTCATGAAAAGCTATGGCATCTCCTGCAGGCGCTTCCGCAACTCGATCCGGCCACTACCGGCTTGTCTCTGCTGTCGCTGCTGCTGGTGATCTTTACTCCCAGGATTCCTCGCTTCGAGCGTGTCCCCGGACCCCTGGTGGCCTTGGTCGTGGTGACGGTCCTGCAGTCCGTGTTCGAGTTCAAGAGCGTCGCCACCATAGGCACTACCTTCGGCGGGATCCCGCGTAGCCTGCCAACGTTTCAGATCCCGGCGGTCAGCTTGTCGCGTATCATCGAACTGATCGGCCCGGCCTTTGCCATTGCGATGCTGGGAGCCATCGAGTCTCTGTTGTCGGCGGTCGTGTCCGATGGCATGGCAGGGACGCGCCACAATTCGAACCAGGAACTGATTGGACAGGGCCTTGCCAATATAGCGTCGCCTTTATTCGGTGGTATTGCGGCAACCGGCGCCATTGCCCGCACTGCCACTAATGTCCGCAATGGCGGCACGAGTCCCCTGGCCGGCATTGTGCACTCGCTGACGCTGGTGCTCATTATTCTGTTCCTGGCTCCTTATGCTTCCAATGTGCCGCTGGCGACGCTCGCGGCAATTTTGTTCATGGTCGCATGGAACATGAGCGAAGCCCGGCACTTCGTCAGGCTGGTCAGGCGGGCGCCGCGCGCCGATGTGATTATCTTGCTGGTTACTTTTTGCCTGACGGTTTTCGCCGACCTGGTCGTGGCCGTCAATATTGGAGTAGTGCTGGCCATGCTGCACTTTTTGCGGCGCATGGCGGCCAGCGTCGTGGTGCATGAGGAGTCGGAGCAGGATCTCCATAGGGAACTGTCATTGGAAGGATTTACCCGTCTGCCTGCGGGGGTGCGGGTCTGTGCCGTAGAGGGGCCCATCTTTTTTGGCGCCGTCGAGGCCTTCGAACAGGCGTTCGACAGTGCGCAGGCCGATTTGCAGTTTCTGGTCATCCGTTTGAAACGAGTCCCGTTTATCGACGCAACGGGCCTGCAGGCGCTTGAGTCTGTGGTTCACGACTGGCACGGACAACGGGTCCGTGTCATCCTGACCGAGGCAAATGCGCGGGTGGAGCGTAAGCTGGGCAAGATGGGGCTGATCGACAAGCTGGGTCGCGAGAACGTGGTGGGAACGCTGGCGCAGGCCATGACCGCTTGCGGCGCGATCCCGGCCTGA
- a CDS encoding disulfide bond formation protein B, with amino-acid sequence MHFHTDSFHVSRSVNSLALLGVCGVLSFAFAWQLIFHELPCPLCLLQRIAFILTGIGLLLNVRFGPAPLHYGVTILSALGGAFASIRQVALHIGPGDPGYGAPFLGLHFYTWALLAFVALIAYCGLMLSLDRANAEYTMPRTTGPYARLIMWLFFLLVLANLGSTLLECGFGACLDNPTHYLWLR; translated from the coding sequence GTGCACTTTCATACCGATTCTTTTCATGTATCGCGCTCCGTCAACTCGCTGGCGCTTCTGGGCGTATGCGGCGTGCTCTCGTTCGCGTTTGCCTGGCAATTGATCTTCCACGAGCTGCCCTGCCCCCTGTGCCTGCTGCAGCGAATCGCATTCATTCTGACCGGAATCGGGCTGCTGCTCAATGTGCGGTTCGGTCCCGCTCCGCTGCATTACGGCGTCACGATCCTGTCGGCGCTGGGAGGGGCTTTTGCCTCCATCCGCCAGGTGGCGCTGCATATCGGGCCCGGGGACCCAGGCTACGGAGCTCCGTTTCTGGGCCTGCATTTCTATACCTGGGCGCTGCTCGCATTCGTGGCGCTCATTGCCTATTGCGGCCTGATGCTCAGCCTGGATCGCGCCAACGCCGAATACACCATGCCGCGCACCACCGGGCCTTATGCGCGGCTGATCATGTGGCTGTTTTTCCTGCTGGTCCTGGCCAACCTGGGATCCACCCTGCTCGAATGCGGTTTCGGAGCGTGCCTGGACAATCCGACCCACTATTTATGGCTGCGCTGA